Sequence from the Longimicrobium sp. genome:
TGTCGGCGACGATCTCGCGGCGGATGCCGCCGGTGCGCGCCTGGCCCACGCCCAGCACCTTCACCTGCGCGCGCTGCGGGGCCTCGCCGGAGACTTCGGCGATCACCACGGAGGTCTTGTTCGACCCGATGTCCAGGCCTGCGACGATGATAGGGCGCATCAGTTCTGCGAAGGCGGTTGCGGCGCCGGCACGGGGGCCGGCGTGGGCGCCAGGAGACGGACCACCACCTGGTCGGCGAAGCGGGCGTCGAGCACGGCGCGACCGCCGCCGTCCAGGCGCCGGTCGACGTCGGCCAGGGCGGCGCGAAGCTGCGTCAGCCGGGGCTCGGCGGCGCCGGAGGCCAGCAGCACCTCGGCGCGGGGCGCGGCCATCACCAGGCGCGTGGCGCCGTCGCGGCGGATGCCCACCTCGCTGACCCGCGCCATCAGCATGGGGTCGGCGTCGGAGAGGCGGGCGGCCTCGGCCAACACCCTGAGCGTCGCCTTGTCGCGGACGCGGCTGGCGCTGTCGGGCGCCGTCCCGGCGATGGGCAGGTCCACGGGAACGCGGGCCGGGTCCACCGGCAGGATCTCCCCCGTCCCCGTCGCCGGGCGCAGCGTGCCGCTCAGGAAGGCGACGGGGCGCTTTTCGACGATTCGAATCCGCAGCGTGGACGGGAGACGGCGCTCTACCTCGGCGCTGGCGATCACCGGGTGCTTCCGCAGCGCGGCCTCCCAGGAGGCGGGATCGGCCCACACGTTCATCCCGATCCGCACCCCCGACGCCTGGACGACCTCGTGCGGCGCCAGGAGCCGCGCG
This genomic interval carries:
- a CDS encoding cell division protein FtsQ/DivIB gives rise to the protein MRRARLIAFALVAAAAGSSSFWGPPALRHVPWFAADRVEVAGARLLAPHEVVQASGVRIGMNVWADPASWEAALRKHPVIASAEVERRLPSTLRIRIVEKRPVAFLSGTLRPATGTGEILPVDPARVPVDLPIAGTAPDSASRVRDKATLRVLAEAARLSDADPMLMARVSEVGIRRDGATRLVMAAPRAEVLLASGAAEPRLTQLRAALADVDRRLDGGGRAVLDARFADQVVVRLLAPTPAPVPAPQPPSQN